The Saliniradius amylolyticus DNA segment GAACGCTTTGAGCACGATGCCACCGATTGTATCGGCCTCCTCTTCATCAAACCCAGTCTCGAAGAAGCGATTGAACTCTTCCACCGATACCAGCGCTTTGACCGAGTAGGTGTATTTGTTCAGTGGACGGATGTCGTCCAGCTCATTCTCTTCTGTGTCATGCTCGTCTTCGATCTCGCCAACGATCAACTCCAGAATATCCTCGATGGTGACCAGGCCAGACACGCCGCCGTATTCGTCCACCACAATCGCCATGTGGTAGCGCTCTTCGCGAAATTCTCTGAGTAACACATCGATACGTTTACTCTCCGGTACGATGATGGCCGGGCGCAGAATGTCTTTGAGGGTGAATTGAGCCTCGGGGTCGAAGCCGTACTTCAGTAAGTCCTTGGCCAGCAAGATCCCTTCAATATGGTCTTTGTCTTCGTTAATGACCGGAAAACGGGAGTGGGCGGACTCAAGCATAATCGGCAGAAACTGGTCTACCGTTTCCTCAATGCCTATGGTGACCATCTGCGCTCTGGGGATCATGATGTCCCGCACACGCATCTCACTGATTTCCAATACGCCCTCGATCATCTCCCGAGTGGCGGAATCAATAACCTCACGTTCCTCGGCTTCGGTGATCACCTCGGCCAGTTCATTGCGGTTTTGCGGCTCTCCCGACAGGCTTTGGACTATCTTGCCAAACCAGCCCATGGAAGAACCGTTGCTAGAGTGTGGGTTGTCGTCGCTCATAGGCTCCAGTAACTTTTTCGTTCAGGACGCTATCATTCCCTAAGGGTATAGGGATCGTCAATGGCTAATTGGTTTAAAATGGCGATCTCGACCGATTCCATTTGTTCGGCCTCGTCTTCTTCCATGTGGTCATAGCCCAGAAGGTGTAAGATGCCGTGGACGGTCATATGAGCCCAGTGATGGTGCAGTGACTTATGCTGCTGTTCGGCCTCTCGGGCGACCACCGCTGCGCAGATGACTAAGTCACCCAGCAGATCAAGCTCAATGCCGGGCGGCGCCTCAAATGGGAAAGATAGCACATTAGTGGGCTTGTCTTTGCCCCGGTAGTTGAGGTTAAGCTGCTGACTTTCATCTTCGTCCACAATGCGCACCGTGATCTCGCCGCTGTCGCGTTTCAGGTGCTTAAGCGTTGTGGAGAACCATTGCTGGAACTGCGCCTC contains these protein-coding regions:
- a CDS encoding HlyC/CorC family transporter gives rise to the protein MSDDNPHSSNGSSMGWFGKIVQSLSGEPQNRNELAEVITEAEEREVIDSATREMIEGVLEISEMRVRDIMIPRAQMVTIGIEETVDQFLPIMLESAHSRFPVINEDKDHIEGILLAKDLLKYGFDPEAQFTLKDILRPAIIVPESKRIDVLLREFREERYHMAIVVDEYGGVSGLVTIEDILELIVGEIEDEHDTEENELDDIRPLNKYTYSVKALVSVEEFNRFFETGFDEEEADTIGGIVLKAFGHMPRRDEAVEVDGIHFQVTNADKRRLIQLKVSLPKDDDDNDAETEK
- the ybeY gene encoding rRNA maturation RNase YbeY — translated: MNAIIDLQVASEAADLPSEAQFQQWFSTTLKHLKRDSGEITVRIVDEDESQQLNLNYRGKDKPTNVLSFPFEAPPGIELDLLGDLVICAAVVAREAEQQHKSLHHHWAHMTVHGILHLLGYDHMEEDEAEQMESVEIAILNQLAIDDPYTLRE